From Argopecten irradians isolate NY chromosome 12, Ai_NY, whole genome shotgun sequence, one genomic window encodes:
- the LOC138336304 gene encoding sodium-dependent proline transporter-like — protein sequence MSKEDDRYDRWTDNDDDVRPSPGNPNPPTNKAQLPDLIGIDNPIQLPGRHSSVSNDTMNEADSESTSVDLRRNDRDIKTSVDPGVYRPKRGYSRTPSRGTMMTEETTDSRKQIFGVDENEERGNWSGRFDFLLSLLGYAVGLGNVWRFPYLCYRNGGGAFLIPFVIMMIIIGVPLFFMEACLGQFCSSGPMTCWHFAPLFKGVGIAMVIVSAGTSMYYNMILAWAYFYMFASFTSELPWQGCNNGWNSNDCSLKLPLVKCEVGEKFLNGTCYSDGVFRGLYNDTMFTDATGRKRISPAEEYFNNRALGLSTGLEDFGQPRWELVLCLLLAWFVCFLCLIKGIKTTGKVVYFTAVFPYVVLIILFFRGITLEGAGKGVYYYIVPEWGRLLDARVWKDAAVQIFFSMSIAGGGLVTLSSYNRFHNNILKDSIIVSIGDTLTCIFAGFVIFSYLGFMANKLNVEVKDVAKDGAGLAFVVYPEAVTSLPPPPLWSILFFFMLITLGLDSQFAMLETVLTGVLDQFPHLRPKKTIVILCICIFFFFLGLPLTAPGGMYLLQLMDNYVGGWTLLIIGLFENICVAYVYGVNRFLKDIEVMLGFKMIIWWKICWWVVSPLTLVALFIFTFVDYAPSEYGDYKYPAWADGLGWAMAFLSVLAIPITMLYKISKEDDEDSIIEKIKLLVTPTRQWGPALVKHRRLVTYVEGWVIDPWEELATYVNNAFASEKTKSRSTLWTSEPVISPYFDPRRKKNFSDSESYDGTEASEKTGVSFESYV from the exons TATGACCGGTGGACTGACAATGATGATGACGTCAGACCTTCCCCTGGAAATCCGAACCCCCCTACGAATAAGGCCCAACTTCCGGACCTGATCGGAATCGACAACCCCATACAACTCCCGGGGCGTCACAGTAGTGTATCAAAT GACACCATGAATGAAGCCGATTCCGAGTCGACATCTGTGGACCTCAGACGCAACGACAGGGACATTAAAACCTCAGTGGATCCAGGAGTATACAGACCAAAACGAGGCTACTCCCGGACCCCCTCTAGG GGTACGATGATGACTGAGGAGACGACAGACAGCCGGAAGCAGATCTTCGGTGTAGACGAGAACGAGGAGAGAGGGAACTGGTCGGGGCGGTTCGACTTTCTGTTATCACTACTCGGATACGCCGTGGGCCTGGGCAATGTTTGGCGTTTCCCCTACCTATGTTACCGAAACGGGGGCGGGGCTTTCCTCATTCCTTTTGTTATCATGATGATCATCATCGGGGTTCCTCTCTTCTTCATGGAGGCATGTCTTGGCCAGTTCTGTAGCAGTGGACCTATGACGTGCTGGCATTTCGCGCCACTTTTTAAAG GTGTGGGTATCGCCATGGTGATAGTGTCCGCCGGTACCTCtatgtattacaacatgatcctAGCCTGGGCCTATTTCTATATGTTCGCCTCCTTTACCAGCGAACTTCCCTGGCAGGGCTGTAACAACGGATGGAACAGCAATG ACTGTAGTCTCAAGCTTCCACTGGTGAAATGTGAAGTAGGTGAGAAGTTCCTGAACGGTACCTGTTACTCAGACGGTGTCTTCCGGGGACTATATAACGACACCATGTTTACTGACGCAACTGGCCGGAAGAGGATATCACCGGCGGAGGAATACTTCAA TAATAGAGCGTTGGGACTGAGTACAGGCCTAGAGGATTTTGGACAGCCTCGTTGGGAACTCGTACTCTGTCTTCTACTGGCCTGGTTCGTGTGTTTCCTTTGTCTAATCAAGGGCATCAAAACTACAGGCAAA GTTGTATACTTCACTGCAGTGTTCCCTTATGTTGTTCTTATCATCCTGTTTTTCCGTGGGATCACATTGGAGGGAGCCGGAAAGGGAGTATACTACTACATTGTACCGGAGTGGGGGAGGCTCTTAGACGCTAGG GTATGGAAGGATGCCGCTGTCCAGATATTCTTCTCAATGTCTATAGCCGGGGGTGGATTGGTCACTTTATCAAGTTACAATCGTTTTCATAACAACATTCTAAA GGACTCTATAATCGTCAGTATAGGAGATACACTCACCTGTATATTTGCCGGGTTCGTCATATTTTCCTATCTGGGCTTCATGGCCAACAAACTCAACGTGGAAGTCAAGGACGTTGCTAAAGACG GTGCGGGTCTGGCGTTCGTGGTATATCCTGAAGCCGTCACAAGCCTCCCACCTCCTCCTCTCTGGTCCATACTCTTCTTCTTCATGCTCATCACACTGGGCCTCGACAGTCAG TTCGCCATGTTGGAGACTGTCCTGACAGGAGTCCTTGACCAGTTCCCACATCTGAGACCAAAGAAAACCATAGTCATCCTCTGTATCTGTATATTCTTCTTCTTCCTTGGGTTACCTTTGACCGCACCG GGCGGAATGTACCTGTTACAACTCATGGATAACTATGTGGGGGGCTGGACCCTCCTCATCATCGGCCTGTTCGAGAACATTTGTGTGGCGTATGTATACG GAGTAAACAGGTTCCTGAAGGATATAGAGGTGATGTTAGGCTTCAAGATGATAATATGGTGGAAAATCTGCTGGTGGGTCGTCAGCCCTCTAACACTGGTA GCCCTGTTTATCTTCACCTTTGTGGACTACGCACCGTCCGAGTACGGGGACTACAAGTACCCGGCCTGGGCTGACGGTCTGGGCTGGGCCATGGCCTTCCTTTCCGTCCTGGCTATACCCATTACAATGCTTTACAAGATCAGCAAAGAGGATGACGAAGACAGCATTATAGAG AAAATAAAGTTACTGGTGACCCCGACCCGGCAATGGGGACCTGCCCTGGTCAAGCACCGTCGCCTAGTGACGTATGTAGAGGGATGGGTGATCGATCCGTGGGAGGAGCTGGCTACTTACGTAAACAACGCATTCGCCTCGGAGAAAACGAAATCACGGAGCACTTTATGG ACCTCCGAGCCCGTCATATCGCCCTACTTTGATCCTCGTAGAAAGAAGAACTTCAGTGACAGTGAGAGTTATGATGGTACAGAAGCATCAGAGAAAACCGGTGTATCGTTCGAATCttatgtttga